In Paralcaligenes sp. KSB-10, the following are encoded in one genomic region:
- a CDS encoding Bug family tripartite tricarboxylate transporter substrate binding protein — protein MSFSFKSWPMSLAAGLVACTAFSAAIPSAMAADFPSHPLQFIVPYSPGGPLDTISRLLAEKVQPELGQTVVVENRPGAGGNIGASVVSKAKPDGYTLMMGAVAINSINPWLYPKLPFDPVKSFEPVTLVAAVPNVLIVNNAFAEAHHINSVHDLVVYAKAHPGELNFASGGNGSAGHLAGALLNVRAGIDAVHVPYQGASPAKLALLAGQANFMFDNLASAAGLINESKVKALAVTTAQRSSIYPKLPTMEQEGIKDFDLGTWFGVFTTGGTPKAVVDKLNKAYVKALEDPAVRKSLLVMGSDAKPTTSEAFAELVKHDLAKYKDIVKVSGAKIF, from the coding sequence ATGTCGTTCAGTTTCAAATCATGGCCCATGTCTCTTGCCGCAGGCCTGGTTGCATGCACGGCTTTTTCAGCCGCGATACCCAGCGCCATGGCGGCCGATTTCCCCTCCCATCCCCTGCAGTTCATCGTGCCGTATTCGCCGGGAGGCCCGCTGGATACCATTTCCCGGCTTCTGGCGGAGAAAGTCCAGCCCGAGCTTGGGCAAACCGTGGTCGTAGAGAACCGTCCCGGCGCGGGTGGCAATATTGGTGCGAGCGTTGTCTCCAAGGCCAAGCCCGATGGCTATACGCTGATGATGGGGGCGGTGGCTATCAATTCGATCAACCCCTGGCTGTATCCCAAATTGCCGTTTGATCCGGTCAAGAGCTTCGAGCCGGTAACGCTGGTGGCAGCTGTGCCCAATGTGCTGATCGTCAATAATGCATTTGCCGAGGCGCACCATATCAATTCGGTACACGACCTCGTCGTCTATGCCAAGGCCCATCCCGGAGAGCTCAATTTTGCTTCGGGCGGCAATGGCAGCGCGGGCCATCTGGCTGGAGCCCTGCTGAACGTGCGGGCCGGTATCGACGCCGTGCATGTGCCGTACCAGGGAGCTTCCCCGGCCAAGCTGGCCTTGCTGGCCGGGCAGGCCAATTTCATGTTCGATAATCTGGCTTCGGCCGCGGGGCTGATCAACGAGTCCAAGGTCAAGGCCCTGGCCGTAACCACGGCGCAGCGCTCGTCGATCTATCCCAAATTGCCCACCATGGAGCAGGAAGGCATCAAGGATTTCGATCTGGGTACCTGGTTTGGAGTGTTCACCACGGGCGGTACTCCCAAAGCCGTGGTCGATAAACTGAACAAGGCCTATGTGAAGGCGCTGGAGGATCCGGCGGTGCGTAAAAGCCTGCTGGTCATGGGGTCGGATGCCAAACCGACCACTTCCGAAGCCTTTGCCGAGCTGGTCAAGCACGATCTGGCCAAATACAAGGACATTGTCAAAGTCTCGGGCGCCAAGATTTTTTAA
- a CDS encoding OmpA family protein, with translation MNVSMRVSRVAACLSVVALMGGCAQMNDMSTGGKTAVGAGAGAALGAGLGALIGNTGGAALIGAGIGAVAGGVVGYNWSGIKNDVQKSGAKNLGVDVTEMPDGTLRVNIPSNVSFDTGRYTLKPALLPVLDSVARALVQHPELRAKSIGYTDSTGSAATNQTLSVNRAQSVTNYLGQQGVAPNRLSVEGRGAGNPIADNNTAAGRAMNRRVELYLYAVKQ, from the coding sequence ATGAACGTATCTATGCGTGTTAGCCGAGTCGCCGCATGCCTCAGCGTGGTTGCTTTGATGGGAGGGTGTGCCCAGATGAATGACATGAGCACGGGGGGTAAAACGGCGGTCGGGGCGGGTGCAGGTGCCGCTTTGGGCGCCGGCCTGGGTGCCTTGATCGGAAATACAGGCGGTGCCGCCCTGATTGGCGCCGGTATTGGTGCCGTGGCCGGCGGGGTCGTCGGTTATAACTGGTCGGGCATCAAGAACGATGTGCAAAAATCGGGCGCCAAGAATCTCGGCGTCGATGTCACCGAAATGCCCGATGGCACGCTGCGGGTCAATATCCCAAGCAATGTGTCCTTCGATACGGGGCGTTATACCTTGAAGCCAGCCTTGTTGCCAGTGCTCGACAGCGTGGCTCGCGCCCTTGTCCAGCATCCTGAACTGCGCGCCAAGTCTATCGGCTATACCGACAGCACCGGTTCGGCCGCGACCAACCAGACCCTGTCGGTCAATCGCGCCCAAAGCGTGACCAACTACCTCGGCCAGCAGGGCGTGGCGCCAAATCGTCTGTCTGTTGAAGGCCGCGGCGCCGGCAATCCAATTGCCGACAACAATACCGCTGCCGGGCGCGCAATGAATCGTCGCGTCGAGTTGTATCTGTATGCCGTCAAGCAGTAA
- a CDS encoding amino acid ABC transporter ATP-binding protein: MSEAIVSLKGVNKWYGQFHALRDINLDVAQGERIVICGPSGSGKSTMIRCINRLEEHQQGSIMVDGIELTSDLKHIEIVRRDVGMVFQHFNLFPHLTVLENLTLGPIWVLKKSRAEAEAAAMKYLERVRIPDQARKFPGQLSGGQQQRVAIARSLCMSPKIMLFDEPTSALDPEMVKEVLDVMVGLAEESGMTMLCVTHEMGFARKVADRVIFMDEGEIIEQNTPDAFFDNPKNARTQLFLSQILH; this comes from the coding sequence ATGTCCGAGGCAATTGTGAGCCTGAAGGGTGTCAATAAGTGGTATGGGCAGTTTCATGCATTGCGCGATATCAATCTGGATGTTGCGCAGGGCGAGCGGATTGTCATCTGCGGGCCATCGGGTTCGGGAAAGTCCACCATGATACGGTGCATCAATCGCCTTGAAGAGCATCAGCAGGGCAGCATAATGGTGGATGGCATCGAGTTGACCAGCGATTTGAAGCATATCGAGATCGTGCGTCGCGATGTGGGCATGGTGTTCCAGCACTTCAATCTGTTTCCGCATTTGACGGTGCTCGAGAATCTGACTCTGGGGCCGATCTGGGTGCTCAAGAAATCCCGGGCCGAAGCCGAGGCGGCGGCCATGAAGTATCTGGAACGCGTGCGTATTCCCGATCAGGCCCGGAAGTTTCCCGGGCAGCTTTCGGGTGGTCAGCAACAGCGCGTGGCGATTGCCCGGTCTTTGTGCATGAGTCCCAAGATTATGCTGTTTGACGAGCCCACGTCGGCGCTTGATCCGGAGATGGTCAAAGAGGTTCTGGATGTCATGGTGGGGCTGGCTGAAGAGTCGGGCATGACCATGCTGTGCGTGACTCATGAAATGGGTTTTGCGCGGAAAGTGGCCGATCGGGTGATTTTCATGGATGAGGGCGAGATCATCGAGCAGAATACGCCCGATGCATTTTTCGACAACCCCAAAAATGCGCGTACGCAGTTGTTCCTGAGCCAGATTTTGCATTGA
- a CDS encoding D-amino acid dehydrogenase, with the protein MKVLILGAGVIGITSAYYLAHQGHEVTVLDREAGPALETSFANAGQVSYGYSSPWAAPGVPLKALKWMFAEHPPLSIRPDGTLFQLRWIYQMWRNCTAGRYAVNKERLVRISEHSQHCLHELCAQTGIEYEGRQKGTLQVFRTQKQMDGIGADIQVLREAGVAYQELSRQELVNAEPALASSQDKLVGGLRLPDDETGDCNLFTTRLAALAEGLGVKFRYGVNVLRIEHDGNKISGVQCSNEVVRADAYVVALGAYSTTLLKDMVALPVYPLKGYSITSSIADEAAAPVSTVLDETYKIAITRFDKRIRVGGMAEIVGFDKTLKESRKKTLEMVLGDLFPGSYQADSISFWAGLRPKTPDSTPIIGATRISNLFLNTGHGTLGWTMACGSGQLLSDIVSGLPTAIRSDDLSVLRYQ; encoded by the coding sequence ATGAAAGTTCTTATTTTAGGCGCCGGAGTCATCGGCATTACCAGTGCTTATTACCTGGCTCACCAGGGCCACGAAGTCACCGTGCTCGACCGCGAGGCAGGCCCGGCGCTCGAAACCAGCTTTGCCAACGCCGGACAAGTATCCTACGGCTACTCCTCGCCATGGGCCGCGCCCGGGGTTCCGCTCAAAGCCCTGAAATGGATGTTCGCCGAACATCCTCCCTTGTCCATCCGCCCCGACGGCACCCTGTTCCAGTTGCGCTGGATATACCAGATGTGGCGCAACTGCACGGCAGGCCGCTATGCCGTCAACAAAGAACGGCTCGTACGGATTTCCGAACACAGTCAGCATTGCCTGCATGAACTATGCGCGCAGACCGGCATTGAATATGAGGGGCGGCAAAAAGGCACTTTGCAGGTATTTCGCACCCAGAAACAAATGGACGGGATTGGCGCCGACATTCAGGTATTGCGAGAAGCCGGCGTCGCTTACCAGGAACTGTCGCGGCAAGAGCTTGTCAATGCCGAGCCGGCCCTGGCATCCAGCCAGGACAAACTGGTGGGTGGCCTGCGCCTGCCCGACGATGAAACCGGCGACTGCAATCTGTTTACGACGCGCCTGGCCGCGCTTGCCGAAGGCCTGGGCGTGAAATTCCGTTACGGGGTCAATGTTCTGCGCATCGAGCACGACGGCAATAAAATCAGCGGTGTGCAGTGCTCGAACGAAGTCGTACGCGCCGATGCCTATGTTGTGGCATTGGGCGCCTATTCGACCACACTGCTCAAGGACATGGTCGCTCTGCCTGTCTATCCCCTCAAGGGCTACTCCATTACAAGCTCCATCGCCGACGAAGCGGCCGCCCCCGTTTCCACCGTGCTCGATGAAACCTATAAAATTGCGATCACCCGTTTCGACAAGCGGATTCGCGTGGGCGGCATGGCGGAAATCGTCGGTTTCGACAAGACGCTCAAAGAAAGCAGAAAAAAAACGCTGGAGATGGTGCTCGGCGATCTCTTTCCCGGCAGCTACCAGGCCGACAGTATCTCGTTCTGGGCCGGCCTGCGGCCGAAAACACCCGACAGCACGCCGATTATCGGCGCCACCCGGATCAGCAATCTGTTCCTCAATACAGGGCACGGCACGCTGGGCTGGACCATGGCCTGCGGCAGCGGCCAATTGCTATCCGACATCGTCTCGGGGCTGCCCACCGCCATCCGCAGCGACGATCTGTCCGTACTCCGCTACCAGTAA
- the thiC gene encoding phosphomethylpyrimidine synthase ThiC, whose amino-acid sequence MNANPKFLAATAEVDAAAIHPLPQSRKTYQQGSRPDIQVPFREITQSDTPTMFGGETNPPLIVYDTSGPYSDPAIKIDIRKGLPALRQAWIEERGDTEQLGGPTSEYGQARLQDPKLTAMRFELHRPPRRARAGANVSQMHYARRGLITPEMEFVAIRENMRREHYIEALRASGPDGEKIAKRLLRQHPGQSFGASIPTTITPEFVRDEIARGRAIIPANINHPEIEPMAIGRNFLVKINANIGNSAVSSSISEEVEKMTWAIRWGGDTVMDLSTGKHIHETREWIIRNSPVPIGTVPIYQALEKVDGKAEELTWEIFRDTLIEQAEQGVDYFTIHAGVRLPFIPMTADRMTGIVSRGGSIMAKWCLAHHKESFLYERFEDICDIMKAYDVSFSLGDGLRPGSGYDANDEAQFAELKTLGELTQVAWKHDVQVMIEGPGHVPMHLIKENMDLQLEHCHEAPFYTLGPLTTDIAPGYDHITSGIGAALIGWYGTAMLCYVTPKEHLGLPNKKDVKDGIITYKIAAHAADLAKGHPGAAIRDNALSKARFEFRWDDQFNLGLDPDTAKDFHDETLPKDSMKVAHFCSMCGPHFCSMKITQDVREYAQQLGIDQQQALQQGMQEKAIEFVKKGAEIYHQA is encoded by the coding sequence TTGAACGCCAACCCCAAATTCCTGGCCGCCACCGCCGAAGTCGACGCGGCCGCCATACATCCCCTCCCCCAATCGCGCAAAACCTACCAGCAAGGCTCGCGCCCCGATATACAAGTTCCATTTCGCGAAATCACGCAAAGCGATACGCCCACGATGTTCGGCGGCGAAACAAATCCGCCGCTGATCGTCTACGACACCAGCGGCCCCTATTCCGATCCCGCCATCAAGATTGACATCCGCAAAGGCCTGCCGGCCTTGCGCCAGGCCTGGATCGAAGAACGCGGCGACACCGAACAGCTCGGCGGGCCCACCAGCGAATACGGCCAGGCACGATTGCAGGACCCCAAGCTCACCGCCATGCGCTTCGAACTGCACCGCCCCCCCCGCCGCGCGCGCGCCGGGGCCAATGTCTCGCAAATGCATTATGCGCGACGCGGCCTGATCACTCCCGAAATGGAATTCGTCGCAATCCGCGAAAACATGCGCCGCGAACACTACATCGAGGCATTGCGCGCCAGCGGCCCCGACGGCGAGAAAATCGCCAAACGCCTGCTGCGCCAGCATCCCGGCCAGTCGTTCGGCGCTTCGATCCCGACCACCATCACACCGGAATTCGTGCGCGACGAAATCGCCCGCGGCCGCGCGATTATCCCGGCCAATATCAATCATCCGGAAATCGAGCCCATGGCCATAGGCCGCAATTTCCTGGTGAAGATCAACGCCAATATCGGCAACTCGGCCGTCAGCTCCAGCATCAGCGAAGAGGTCGAGAAAATGACCTGGGCCATACGCTGGGGCGGCGACACCGTCATGGACTTGTCCACCGGCAAGCATATCCACGAAACCCGCGAATGGATCATTCGCAACTCGCCGGTACCCATAGGCACCGTGCCCATTTACCAGGCGCTGGAGAAAGTCGACGGCAAGGCTGAAGAACTCACCTGGGAAATCTTCCGCGATACGCTTATCGAACAGGCCGAACAGGGTGTGGACTACTTCACCATTCACGCCGGCGTTCGCCTGCCCTTCATCCCCATGACGGCTGATCGCATGACCGGCATCGTATCGCGCGGCGGCTCGATCATGGCCAAATGGTGCCTGGCGCATCACAAGGAAAGCTTCCTGTACGAACGCTTTGAAGACATCTGCGACATCATGAAGGCGTACGACGTCAGCTTTTCGCTGGGCGACGGCCTGCGCCCCGGCTCGGGCTACGACGCCAACGACGAAGCGCAGTTCGCCGAGCTCAAGACCCTGGGCGAGCTCACGCAGGTCGCCTGGAAACACGATGTCCAGGTCATGATCGAGGGCCCCGGCCACGTGCCCATGCACCTTATCAAGGAAAACATGGATCTGCAGCTCGAGCATTGCCACGAGGCTCCTTTCTATACACTTGGCCCCCTGACCACCGATATCGCCCCCGGCTACGACCACATCACCTCAGGCATAGGCGCGGCGCTCATAGGCTGGTACGGCACCGCCATGCTGTGCTATGTGACTCCCAAGGAACACCTGGGCCTGCCCAACAAGAAAGACGTCAAGGACGGCATCATTACCTACAAGATCGCCGCCCATGCCGCCGACCTGGCCAAGGGACACCCCGGCGCCGCCATACGCGACAATGCCTTGTCCAAGGCACGCTTCGAGTTCCGCTGGGACGACCAATTCAACCTGGGCCTGGACCCCGACACGGCCAAGGATTTCCACGATGAAACCCTGCCCAAGGATTCGATGAAGGTGGCCCATTTCTGTTCCATGTGCGGCCCGCATTTCTGCAGCATGAAGATAACCCAGGACGTACGCGAGTATGCCCAGCAATTGGGAATCGACCAGCAGCAGGCGCTGCAGCAGGGCATGCAGGAAAAAGCCATCGAGTTCGTCAAGAAAGGGGCGGAAATCTATCACCAGGCCTGA
- a CDS encoding DUF4148 domain-containing protein, whose product MKAFASVLMISASLIAGAAQAATSADAPVSKTRAQVVAELQQARAEGLLSTGEADYPAVVQANAGAKTRAQVESELVVAEAAGQVSTGESDYPPLAAQTNASSTTRAAVEAEYAQLAAAGQLPQTTF is encoded by the coding sequence ATGAAAGCCTTTGCAAGTGTACTAATGATTTCCGCTTCCCTGATCGCCGGTGCCGCGCAAGCTGCCACCTCGGCTGATGCGCCTGTGTCCAAAACCCGTGCGCAAGTCGTCGCCGAACTGCAGCAAGCTCGTGCCGAAGGTCTGTTGAGCACTGGTGAAGCGGATTATCCCGCTGTCGTTCAAGCCAATGCCGGCGCCAAGACGCGCGCTCAAGTGGAGTCTGAATTGGTGGTTGCCGAGGCAGCCGGCCAAGTCAGCACCGGCGAATCGGATTATCCTCCGCTTGCCGCTCAAACCAATGCCAGCAGCACGACTCGCGCCGCAGTAGAAGCCGAGTACGCTCAGTTGGCCGCAGCGGGCCAATTGCCTCAAACCACGTTCTAA
- a CDS encoding Lrp/AsnC ligand binding domain-containing protein, which translates to MRVQRYPVHALDKLDRHILDLLQRDGRMSMTDLAEAVGLTVTPCIERVKRLERDGVITGYHAHVSPAALDAGLLVFVEVSMSSKSDRTFDDFRREVLCIPQVLECHLVSGDFDYLVKARIREIGQYRTLLGDILLRLPGVTQTKSCVVMEEIKETLFIAAQK; encoded by the coding sequence TTGAGGGTACAGCGTTATCCGGTTCATGCGCTCGACAAGCTGGATCGGCATATTCTTGATCTGCTGCAGCGCGATGGCCGCATGTCCATGACCGACCTGGCCGAAGCGGTAGGCTTGACGGTCACACCCTGCATAGAGCGTGTCAAACGACTGGAGCGCGACGGGGTCATTACGGGTTATCACGCCCATGTTTCACCCGCCGCGCTGGATGCCGGGCTACTGGTGTTTGTAGAGGTCTCCATGTCGAGCAAATCCGACCGCACTTTCGATGATTTCCGGCGTGAGGTCCTGTGTATTCCGCAGGTGCTGGAATGTCATCTGGTTTCGGGGGATTTCGACTATCTGGTCAAGGCGCGTATCAGGGAGATAGGTCAGTACCGCACGTTGCTGGGCGATATCCTGCTGCGATTGCCTGGAGTAACCCAGACCAAAAGCTGCGTCGTCATGGAAGAAATCAAGGAAACGCTGTTCATAGCCGCGCAAAAATGA
- a CDS encoding amino acid ABC transporter permease: MTIKKTTPSASRPRLSWSDPAVRSWVYQAMILGLVGFVAWYLVSNTLHNLAARNIKTGFDFLHREAGFAIGETSIPYSPADTYGRAILVGLLNTLRVSVLGIVAATLLGTILGVARLSRNWLLSRMAGAYIEIFRNIPLLLQLFFWYSIITQSMPGPRQAHHPLPGVFLSNRGLKLPALQGDALDWILAGLALAIIAVVVTGHWARKYQDATGRIFPFGRVALAVLIVFPLIGWLASGASLALDMPYLKGFNFSGGLTLTPEFTALLAGLVFYTAAFTAEVVRSGIQAVDRGQWEAAGSLGLPRARILRLVVLPQALRVIVPPMTSQYLNLTKNSSLAVAIGYPDIVSVVNTTLNQTGQAIEGILIIMAAYLTVSLSISIFMNWYNRRIALVER, translated from the coding sequence ATGACGATAAAAAAAACCACGCCTTCCGCATCGCGTCCACGCCTTTCCTGGAGCGACCCGGCGGTGCGTTCATGGGTTTACCAGGCCATGATACTGGGTCTGGTCGGTTTCGTTGCCTGGTATCTGGTTTCCAACACGCTGCATAATCTGGCGGCCCGCAATATCAAGACCGGTTTCGACTTCCTGCACCGCGAGGCCGGCTTTGCGATCGGCGAAACGTCCATCCCGTATTCTCCCGCCGACACATACGGCCGGGCCATCCTGGTGGGTTTGCTGAACACCTTGCGAGTGTCCGTCCTGGGCATTGTCGCGGCAACGCTGCTGGGCACGATCCTGGGTGTGGCGCGCCTGTCGCGAAACTGGCTGCTGTCGCGCATGGCCGGCGCCTATATCGAGATTTTTCGCAATATTCCCTTGTTGTTGCAGCTTTTTTTCTGGTATTCCATTATTACCCAAAGCATGCCTGGCCCGCGTCAGGCACATCATCCTTTGCCGGGGGTGTTTTTATCGAACCGTGGCTTGAAGCTTCCGGCCTTGCAAGGCGATGCGCTGGATTGGATTCTGGCTGGGCTGGCCCTGGCCATTATCGCGGTGGTCGTGACCGGGCATTGGGCCAGGAAGTACCAGGACGCGACGGGGCGGATTTTCCCTTTCGGCCGGGTTGCGCTGGCCGTGCTGATTGTATTTCCGCTTATCGGCTGGCTCGCAAGCGGCGCCTCGCTGGCCCTGGATATGCCTTATCTGAAGGGTTTTAATTTCAGCGGCGGGCTGACCCTGACTCCCGAGTTCACGGCATTGCTGGCGGGACTGGTTTTTTATACGGCGGCCTTTACGGCCGAGGTGGTGCGCTCCGGCATCCAGGCGGTCGACCGTGGGCAATGGGAGGCCGCCGGATCGCTCGGCTTGCCGCGGGCGCGCATACTGCGCCTGGTCGTCCTGCCGCAGGCCTTGCGGGTAATTGTGCCGCCCATGACCAGCCAGTATCTGAACCTCACCAAAAACAGTTCGCTGGCGGTGGCCATCGGCTATCCGGATATCGTCTCGGTGGTCAACACGACATTGAATCAAACCGGGCAAGCCATTGAAGGCATATTGATCATTATGGCGGCCTACCTGACCGTCAGCCTGTCGATTTCGATTTTCATGAACTGGTACAACCGGCGTATCGCGCTGGTGGAGCGCTGA
- a CDS encoding cell division ATP-binding protein FtsE, whose protein sequence is MIEFQHVFKSYGRSRNILADINFRIEPGEFIFVSGPSGAGKSTLLKLIGGFEPASRGSVHVNGHRIEKLPTRARPYLRRAVGIILQDTHLLYDRNAINNVLLPLTVIGLESSLAATRARAAMEKVGLSGKEDLNPIEMSGGEQQRLAIARAIVNRPAILIADEPTANLDQESARRIMEVFRDFNRVGVTTLIASHDRALMASYATRTLRIEQGKFTDLRGVQA, encoded by the coding sequence ATGATTGAATTTCAACACGTATTTAAATCCTACGGACGCAGCCGGAATATTCTGGCAGACATCAACTTCCGCATCGAACCCGGTGAGTTTATCTTTGTCTCCGGGCCTTCCGGCGCCGGCAAGTCGACGCTGCTCAAGCTGATTGGCGGGTTCGAGCCCGCCAGCCGCGGCTCGGTGCACGTCAACGGCCACCGCATCGAAAAACTGCCTACCCGCGCGCGCCCCTATCTACGCAGGGCGGTGGGAATCATTTTGCAGGACACGCACCTGCTTTACGACCGCAACGCCATCAACAACGTCTTGCTGCCCCTGACCGTCATTGGCCTGGAAAGCAGCCTAGCCGCAACACGCGCCCGAGCCGCGATGGAAAAAGTAGGGCTTTCGGGCAAGGAAGACCTCAATCCCATCGAGATGTCGGGCGGCGAGCAGCAGCGCCTGGCCATTGCCCGAGCCATTGTCAATCGCCCGGCCATACTGATCGCCGATGAGCCCACCGCCAATCTCGACCAGGAAAGTGCCCGGCGCATCATGGAAGTATTCCGCGATTTCAACCGTGTGGGCGTCACCACGCTCATTGCATCTCACGACCGCGCCCTCATGGCCTCATACGCCACACGCACGCTGCGCATCGAGCAAGGCAAGTTCACGGACTTGCGTGGGGTGCAGGCATGA
- a CDS encoding ABC transporter permease: MTRWLRQHRYALLVAIRRLLAQPFSSLSNLLVIALTLALPIIGASVLVSAQPVARQVSVSPEVTLFLKPNAPANAGKKVLDRIQAEYQREVQAVRLVPRQQALQQLKSNPSWADALSVLQSNPLPDAVVITLKDGADLAQHASSLAQEWRRWDQIDAVQLDSAWVQRLEAILQFVRIGLGLLAIGVALVVLATVFNTVRMQALTQREEIGVARLVGATESFVRRPFLYLGALTGVVASLIAVLLSALALIPLNAALARLAQSYGTSLSLHLPDGLSLGLAVIVVAILGALSARWSVTRSTRF; the protein is encoded by the coding sequence ATGACACGCTGGCTAAGGCAACACCGCTATGCGCTGCTCGTGGCAATTCGCCGCCTGCTGGCCCAACCCTTCTCATCGTTGTCCAACCTGCTGGTTATTGCGCTGACCCTGGCCTTGCCAATTATCGGCGCATCCGTCCTGGTTTCGGCCCAGCCCGTGGCCAGGCAGGTTTCGGTTTCGCCCGAAGTCACGCTGTTCCTGAAACCCAATGCGCCGGCCAATGCCGGCAAAAAAGTGCTGGATCGAATCCAGGCCGAATACCAGCGCGAGGTGCAGGCTGTACGTCTCGTACCCCGCCAGCAGGCTTTGCAGCAGCTCAAGTCGAACCCAAGCTGGGCCGATGCCCTGTCGGTCCTGCAGAGCAATCCTTTGCCCGACGCTGTCGTGATCACGCTCAAGGACGGCGCCGATCTGGCGCAGCACGCAAGCTCGCTTGCCCAGGAATGGCGCCGCTGGGATCAAATCGATGCCGTCCAGCTCGACAGCGCCTGGGTGCAAAGGCTTGAAGCCATCCTGCAATTCGTGCGCATCGGGCTGGGCCTGCTGGCCATAGGCGTCGCCCTGGTCGTCCTGGCCACCGTCTTCAATACCGTGCGCATGCAGGCGCTGACTCAACGCGAGGAAATCGGCGTTGCCCGCCTGGTGGGCGCAACCGAATCGTTTGTGCGGCGGCCCTTTTTATACCTGGGCGCGCTGACCGGTGTCGTGGCCAGCCTGATTGCCGTCCTGCTCTCGGCCCTGGCCCTGATTCCCCTCAACGCCGCGCTGGCTCGTCTGGCGCAGAGTTATGGCACCAGCCTGTCCCTGCACTTGCCCGACGGCCTCAGCCTGGGCCTGGCTGTCATAGTGGTGGCGATTTTAGGCGCCCTCTCGGCACGCTGGTCGGTCACCCGCAGCACCCGCTTCTGA
- a CDS encoding amino acid ABC transporter permease, with amino-acid sequence MNANLARASGVLPPPDAHRGVWAWCRNRLFSSPLNTVLTVLLVWLLLMFVPGLVDWALVNANYTAGSAQECRAATGACWAFIVEKHRLILFGTYPYDEQWRPLLAAVILIAVIVCSCMRRFWRPALGAIWAVALAAVAVLMWGGVLGLAPVEDSRWGGLPLTLILSTFGIAFAFPLGLLLALGRRSRMPAVKALCVVYIELIRGVPLISLLFMSSVMLPLFLPEGVNIDKLLRAQIAIILFAAAYIAETVRGGLQAIPKGQYEGADSLGLSYWQQMRKIILPQALKIVIPPLVSIFISLFKDTSLVVVIGIFDLTQAAKAALADAAWRGFDIETYLFIALIYFAFCFSISRYSRSLERSLQAGNQR; translated from the coding sequence ATGAACGCGAACCTTGCCCGGGCGTCCGGCGTATTGCCGCCGCCGGACGCGCATCGAGGGGTATGGGCTTGGTGCCGGAACCGGTTGTTTTCATCGCCGCTCAATACGGTACTGACGGTCTTGCTGGTGTGGTTGCTGCTGATGTTCGTGCCGGGGCTGGTCGATTGGGCCCTGGTCAACGCCAATTACACGGCCGGCAGCGCGCAAGAGTGTCGTGCGGCAACCGGCGCCTGCTGGGCATTCATAGTTGAAAAGCATCGCCTGATCTTGTTCGGCACCTATCCCTACGACGAGCAGTGGCGTCCCTTGCTGGCAGCTGTCATTCTCATCGCGGTGATTGTCTGCAGTTGCATGCGCCGTTTCTGGCGTCCTGCCCTGGGGGCGATCTGGGCGGTCGCGCTGGCGGCGGTGGCGGTGCTGATGTGGGGCGGGGTGCTGGGCCTGGCGCCTGTTGAAGACAGTCGCTGGGGAGGGCTGCCGCTGACGCTGATTCTCTCGACGTTCGGCATCGCCTTTGCGTTTCCCCTGGGCCTGTTGCTGGCGCTGGGCCGTCGTTCGCGCATGCCGGCAGTCAAGGCCTTGTGCGTGGTGTATATCGAACTCATCCGCGGGGTGCCGCTCATCAGCCTGCTGTTCATGTCTTCGGTCATGTTGCCCTTGTTCCTGCCGGAAGGCGTCAATATCGACAAGCTGCTGCGGGCACAAATTGCCATTATCCTTTTTGCGGCGGCCTATATAGCGGAAACCGTCCGGGGCGGTTTGCAGGCCATTCCCAAAGGGCAGTACGAGGGCGCCGATTCTTTGGGGCTGAGTTATTGGCAGCAAATGCGCAAGATCATTTTGCCGCAGGCCCTGAAAATAGTGATTCCGCCACTGGTCAGTATTTTCATATCCCTGTTCAAGGATACGTCCCTGGTTGTGGTTATTGGTATTTTCGATTTGACCCAGGCCGCCAAGGCGGCGCTGGCCGATGCCGCATGGCGGGGTTTCGATATCGAAACCTATTTATTCATCGCGCTGATTTATTTTGCATTCTGCTTTTCGATTTCTCGCTATAGCCGTTCTCTGGAGAGATCCTTGCAGGCAGGAAATCAGCGCTAG